GTGCGCAGGTCGCGATTGTTGACGCCGATCAGATCACATCCCGCGGCGACGGCGCGCTCCAGTTCACGTTCGTCGTGCACCTCGCAGAGGACATCCAGACTCAGGCCGCGGGCAGCATCAGCCAGGCGGCGCATGGCGGCATCGGCGAGCCCTGCGGCGATGAGCAACACAGCATCCGCATGGTGCGCGCGCGCTTCGAGCAACTGGAATTCGTCAACCATGAAGTCCTTGCGCAGGCACGGCAGATGAGTCGCCTGGGAAGCGGCCCTCAGGTTCTGCAGCGAGCCCTGGAAGAATTCCTCGTCGGTGAGCACGCTGAGGGCGGCGGCGCCGGCCTGCTCCAGTTCGCGTGCCAGCGCTGCCGGATCGAGCTCCCGCCGGATGAGCCCGCGCGAGGGCGACGCCTTCTTGAGCTCGGCGATCACCGCCGGCCCGCGCTCCGAGCGGTCTTTCAGCGTTCGCCGAAAGCCGCGCGGGACGTGGCTTTCCGCCTGGCGCTCGAGCGCGCGCACGTCGGCACGGCCGCGGTCTCGCTCGACGTGCCGCCGCGTTGCGGCGATGATTTCTTGCAGCCCGATTGGCATGCGCGCGTGGATCTTTGAGTATACCTGCCCCGCCGCGAGTTGACAGCGCGTCTCCCGCGGAGTAGCTTCCCTCCGCCTTTCAAGCCATTCCAAACTGAATTCTCAAGGAGGGAACTTATGAGAGCACGAGTCGTGGTCTGCCTCGTCATGGCGGCCATTCTCTTGACCGCAGCCGCCGTGGCACAGGACGCCGTGAAGGCTGATCCCAAGCACTACACGGTGGTCAGCGAGAACGCGAAGGTCAGGATCCTGAAGATCCACTACGGACCGCACGAAAAGTCGGTCATGCACAGCCATCCCGACAGTGTGGTCATTCCGCTCAGCGACCTGAACGCCAAGTTCACCATGCCGGACGGCAAGACCGAGACGCGGGCGATGAAGCACGGCGAGGCGCAATTTACGCCCGCGGTGACCCACCTGCCCGAGGACACCTCGGACAAGCCGTTCGAGGCCATCCTGGTCGAGTTAAAGGGCAGCTCTGCCAGGGCAGCCGCCGCCGCGCCGGCCAAGAAGTAGTCTCGGGTTCGTCTGCGCCAGACGCCCGCCCGCGGAACAACGCGCGTGGCGGGCACTTCCTTTCAGCAACCCGACCTTGTCAGTCAAGCCCGCCCATGTACACTGCCGGCGTGCCAACCCTGATCGCATCGCCAACGCGCATCACCGCCGCCGGCAACAAGCCCAAGCTGATTGATGAATACGTCGGTCGCGTAAATTCACAGTCGCAGCAGGTCAGCGTGGCGCACATGCGCAGTCCGGGCGGATGGCGGGAACCGGGGCAGCGTCCCGAGTTCGATGAGTACACGCTGGTGCTGCGCGGCCTCCTGCGCGTGGAGCACGACGGCGGTTACCTCGACATCCGCGCGGGACAAGCCGTGATCGCGCACAAAGGCGAATGGGTGCGCTACTCGACGCCGGAAGCCGAAGGCGCGGAGTACGTGGCCATCTGCCTGCCCGCGTTCTCGATGCAAACGGTGCACCGCGACCACTAGCGGGCGAATCGGCCTTCTGCGCAATTCCCGTCGCGAACGCATGTAGAATACCTCCCGCTCCCGACCGGAGGAAACCCGCATGCGCCTCGCGCTCGTTCTCGCGTTGATGCTCTCCACAACCGGATGCGGATGGATCAAAGGCTTCTTTGAGCAACAGGCCGAAAAAGCCAAGGCCAAAGCTACCGAAGCCGCCAAGAACGCGCTCGCCGAGGCGCAGAAGCAGGCGCAGCAGCAAGGGCAGGCGAACCCGAATGTCGAACGGAAAGAAGCGCCGACACCCGAGGTGCGCGGCGCCGCGCCGCGCGGCATCACCACCGGGCAGAGCGCCGACATCGTTCTCACCGGCGCATTCGGCGACGTGAAGGACGTGACGGCGGGCGAGATATGCCACGTGGAGCAGTGGAAGGCGGTGTCGGCGACCGAGATCCACCTGACGGTGAACGCCGACGACCGCGTGGGCGATTGTCCGATCACGCTGAACACCGGCGGCGGCCGCGGCGCCAGCGTTTACCTGGAAGTGCAGGCCAGCGCCGCCGCCAAGGCGCAGCGCGAGCGGGAGCAACAGCAGGAAGCCCAGGAACAACAGGCCAGGGCGGAAAAGGACGTCCAGCAGCGGCTGGAGATGGCGGGCACGAAGTGGTCTGTGAAACTGCCTTCCGGCAAGACCGATGAGTGGACGCGCTACGAAACGCTGCCCGGCGGGATCACGCGGTTCAAGTCAAGGAACGGCGTGAATTTCATGATCGTCGCCAATCCCGATGGCACCGTGGCGGCGCAGAGCGAAGACGGCAGCTGCCTGTTCAGCGGCAACGTGGAGAACGGCCGCGTGACCGGGCAGTCGCTCATGCCCAGGTGCTCGCTGGGCTCGGGCGCGTTCACTGCCACAGTCAGCAAGTAGAACGCTAAGCCTTCCCTGCGCGACCTGCGGCGCCCGCGTTGCCGAGCCGCGCAATCAATGGTCTTCCGAGTTTCTCCCGGAGAAAGGCCCACCAGCTATTTTCAAAAAAATGGTGCCGAAGAAGGGACTCGAACCCCCACGCCCTTGCGGGCACATGGACCTGAACCATGCGCGTCTGCCAATTCCGCCACTTCGGCTTCGGTGTGCGGAGCGCAACCTCACGGTCACGCCGTCAGGAAGGAGACAACTTTCTTATTTTACAAGCCGCGGTGGTTCTGTCAAACCCGGCGGTCGCCACTCTGCATTCAGCCGTCGGCCTTCAGTCCGCAAGCGGGCGGAGGCGAAAGCGGGCCTCGTCTCCACCCGCGACCGAATCCGCGCACATCAAGCGACTCCGGGAGACGCGAGAAGCGCCTCCCGGAGATCAACCAGCCAATTCAGCTACTTCACAGTTGTGTACACCGTGGCCTTGAATACAGATCCGGCCATTGTGTAAGCCTGCACGCTCACGCGGTGCGTGCCTGTGGAGAGTGGGAGGGACGTGTCGAGCCGGCCGCCGGAGACCTGGTATGTCTTGGCCCCGTCGATGTAGATCTGCAGGATGCGTACCCCTTCGGACGAAGTCGCGCCCGCCACAACTCGCACCGGCGAGGAAGAAGTTCCGTTGTTCGCCGGAGAGCAGATGGTGACGGTGTTGTTCACCGTGCTCAGCGTGCAGCCGGCGGTTGTGGGCGGTGGGGGCGTGCCTGTCGTGGTGAAGAACTCCGCCATCGAGCGCGCGCTGGCCGCGGCCCCCAGTTGCGGGTTGAGTCCCAGCGCCTCGAGAAATGTGCGCAGCAGGTTCTGGTGCTGATAGAAGCTCGTGGAGCGATACCCGCGTTTGCCGTACTTCGGGCTCACCACAACCGTCGCAATGTGCCCGCCGCCGTGCGCCGTGTCGCTGCTGTACGACTCATCGAACGCGATCACCAGCAGCCCGTCCTTCTGAAATTGCGCATTGGCCAGCAATGGCGCGACCTGCGCCTTCAGCCATGCGTCGGCTGCGCTCAGCGATCCATCGTGCGCGTTGTGGAGCTGGTTGGGCACGACGAACGAGAAGTCGGGCAGGGTTCCGTTCGCCAGATCGGCGGCGAATTGCGTGAACGGCACGATGAATGGGCGCTGGTTGCTGCTGTTCACCACGTCGGAGAAATACGCGAACGGATTGTGGTGCTTGATGTAGGGATACTGGTCACCGCCGGTGTAGCCGGCATAGGGCAAGCTTTCGGCGTAGACCTTCCATGTCTTCCCCGCCAGCATCAGGTGGCGCACGATGTTGTCGCCGCTGAACGTGCCGCCGTAGCCGTCGCTGTTGGTGACGATCTGGCCGGTGGTCATCATGAAGTAATTGCCGATCGAGGGATGCGTGTTGGCGTAGAACTGCGTCGCCAGTCCGCATTGGTTGGCGAGCGCATTCCCGTACGGCATGCTGCTCTTCCCGATCACGCTCGAGTAGCTGTGGTTTTCTTCCATCACCACGACCACGTGTCCCGCCGCCGGGACCGGAGCGCACACCGCCGAGAGTGAAAGCGAACTCAAAAACAGGGGGAGGAGGAACCTACGCAAATGCTCACCTCGCTCGAGGAGTTGCCCCGGAGGGGAGCAGCGAGGTTACAGGCCGCCGGCGGCGGTGAACATCGGCGGTTGACCACAACCGGCGCGCGATTACGAACCTACGGCCACCGGATACCGGCCCGAGGCGAGTTAAGGCCTTCCCCCGGACCGGGCCCGGCGATTCACCGCACCGTAAGCAGAACGGTCGTCTTGAACACCGCGCCGGTCGAGTCCCAGGCCTGCACCACCACCCGGTGCGAGCCCTTGCTCATCGTGACGGGCGTGTCGAGACTGGCGGCTTTCAGGGTGTAGACGCTCGCGTTGTCGAGATAAATGCGGATCGTGGTGATGGGATTCGCCGAGCAGGCGGTGGCGGCCACGCGGACCGGCGAGGTCACCGTCGCGCCCGAGAGCGGCGTGGCCACGCTGACGCCCGATGCGGTCACGACTTTGGTCGCCGAAGACGACCCGCCCGCGTTGTCTGTGACCGTGGCCTTCACTGTGTATTTGCCGGCGCCGCTGTAGGTGTGGCTGACCGCGGTGCCGCTCACAATTACGCCGTCGCCGAAGTCGATTTTCGATGCGACGATCTGCCCGTCACGATCGAGCGATGCGGCGGTCGAAGCCACCACCGGAAGTGGCGCGGGCCCCGATGCGGGCGTCACGCTTAGCGCTGCGGCCGGCGGCTGGTTGGGCGCGATCACCGAAACCGACGCGGTCGCCGTCGCGGTTGCGCCGAAGTTGTCCACCACCGTTGCCTTCACCGTGTAAACACCGGGAACGGCGTACGTGTGTGCCGCGACCGGGCCGGCGGTGACTGTGCCATCGCCAAACTCGATGCTCGAAGACGCGATGCTCCCATCAGGATCGGCCGACGACGCCGTCGAGGCGGTCACCATTAGCGGCGAAAGGCCGGTCAACGGTGTGAGCGCCAGAGCGGCGACCGGAGGCTGGTTGATTGCACTCACTGCAGCGGTGGCGCTTGCCGTGGCGCCCAGATCATCGGTGACGGTCGCGCTCACCGTGTAGGCGCCAGGTTGCGTGTAGGTGTGCGTCGCCACCGGGCCGGGCAGCACCGTGCCGTCGCCAAAATCAATGCTCGATGAAGCGATGGCGCCGTCCGCATCGCTCGAGGTTGTCGTTGAGGCGGTCACGGCCAGCGGCGCCGATCCGGAAGCGGGCGTCACGGTCAGCGCCGCCAGAGGTGGCTGGTTAGGAACGCTGTAGCTCACGCCGCCGGACATTTTGTTCACGATGCTCGGCTTGCCCACAGCTTTCACATAGAGCGTGTAGCTGCCGGGCGCCAGCGCGAATGAGCTCAGCTCCAGCGACGCGTTGCCGGTGGCGACGTCGGCGAGCGGCATCAGGTTTTGGCCGTCGCGCGACACAAAGACGGTGTAGTGGTCGAGCGTGTTCTCGTTCCCAGTGATGGTCCAGCCGAGGCTCGTTCCGCTCAGCGAGGCCGAGATGGCGACGCAGTTGTCGACGCCGGTTTCAATTTCGCTGCCCTCTTCGTAGTCGTTCCAGGTGACGAGCTGGAACATGGGGAGCTGCCGCGAGGCGCTGTAGTACTTCCCTGCCTCGGCGATGCTGGCGAGCCAGGTCTGGCCGCAATTCTGGTTCATGATGCGCCTGGAACCCCATGCGGCCAATGTGTCATTGAACCCCTTGTAGGAGGCCCCAAAGGGCGTCTCGCCCGGATTCTTCAGCGCGGTGGCGTAGAAATTGTCGAGATAGCCGAGGCCGATGTCGTTCGGATTGCCAGTATTGAGGTTGACCCAGGCGAAACCACCGTCGCTTTGCGCTTTGGAGAAGGCGCCGGAGTTGCGGAAAATGAACATCGGGTTGCCGTTTACGCCTGCCCGCGCGCGGTTCCAGTCAATGGCGTACTTCTCCACGCCGAAAAAGAAGACCACCGGGCGTCCGTTGACGCGCATGTACGCTGGCGAGCCTTCGAAATTCACCCAGGCGTAGTTGAGGTCGTCGATGAGCCGCTGCGTGACGTCGCAGCCGGCGGTGGCGGCACAGGCGTTCAGCGCGCCCACGTCTTCGGTGACGGCGAACTCGAAGGCGCCGCCGCGGGTCTCGGCCTCGCGCATCACCAGGAATGTGGTGGCATTGGGGCGCGTGTTGTTCGGCCCGTACCAGTCGATGATCGCGCCCGCCAGGCCGCGGCTCATCATGTCGTCCACCTGCCGCCGCACCTGCACGGCATCGTCGGAGCGATAGCCGACGTTCATGTGGTTCGTCCCGCCGAACCACGGCATGAAGTGGGCGTAGATCTTCGTCGTCGCTCCCAGGTACAGCAGCGACGACGTGGGCGCCTTGCTTACGTTGGCGGCCGCGAT
This genomic interval from Terriglobales bacterium contains the following:
- a CDS encoding alkaline phosphatase family protein, producing the protein MRRFLLPLFLSSLSLSAVCAPVPAAGHVVVVMEENHSYSSVIGKSSMPYGNALANQCGLATQFYANTHPSIGNYFMMTTGQIVTNSDGYGGTFSGDNIVRHLMLAGKTWKVYAESLPYAGYTGGDQYPYIKHHNPFAYFSDVVNSSNQRPFIVPFTQFAADLANGTLPDFSFVVPNQLHNAHDGSLSAADAWLKAQVAPLLANAQFQKDGLLVIAFDESYSSDTAHGGGHIATVVVSPKYGKRGYRSTSFYQHQNLLRTFLEALGLNPQLGAAASARSMAEFFTTTGTPPPPTTAGCTLSTVNNTVTICSPANNGTSSSPVRVVAGATSSEGVRILQIYIDGAKTYQVSGGRLDTSLPLSTGTHRVSVQAYTMAGSVFKATVYTTVK
- a CDS encoding PKD domain-containing protein: MRAITAFTLATTIVFAGSVAFAANLDFHPTTTLAAETGNNTSAASSFVAQTNGNIAAANVSKAPTSSLLYLGATTKIYAHFMPWFGGTNHMNVGYRSDDAVQVRRQVDDMMSRGLAGAIIDWYGPNNTRPNATTFLVMREAETRGGAFEFAVTEDVGALNACAATAGCDVTQRLIDDLNYAWVNFEGSPAYMRVNGRPVVFFFGVEKYAIDWNRARAGVNGNPMFIFRNSGAFSKAQSDGGFAWVNLNTGNPNDIGLGYLDNFYATALKNPGETPFGASYKGFNDTLAAWGSRRIMNQNCGQTWLASIAEAGKYYSASRQLPMFQLVTWNDYEEGSEIETGVDNCVAISASLSGTSLGWTITGNENTLDHYTVFVSRDGQNLMPLADVATGNASLELSSFALAPGSYTLYVKAVGKPSIVNKMSGGVSYSVPNQPPLAALTVTPASGSAPLAVTASTTTSSDADGAIASSSIDFGDGTVLPGPVATHTYTQPGAYTVSATVTDDLGATASATAAVSAINQPPVAALALTPLTGLSPLMVTASTASSADPDGSIASSSIEFGDGTVTAGPVAAHTYAVPGVYTVKATVVDNFGATATATASVSVIAPNQPPAAALSVTPASGPAPLPVVASTAASLDRDGQIVASKIDFGDGVIVSGTAVSHTYSGAGKYTVKATVTDNAGGSSSATKVVTASGVSVATPLSGATVTSPVRVAATACSANPITTIRIYLDNASVYTLKAASLDTPVTMSKGSHRVVVQAWDSTGAVFKTTVLLTVR
- the trpC gene encoding indole-3-glycerol phosphate synthase TrpC, which gives rise to MPIGLQEIIAATRRHVERDRGRADVRALERQAESHVPRGFRRTLKDRSERGPAVIAELKKASPSRGLIRRELDPAALARELEQAGAAALSVLTDEEFFQGSLQNLRAASQATHLPCLRKDFMVDEFQLLEARAHHADAVLLIAAGLADAAMRRLADAARGLSLDVLCEVHDERELERAVAAGCDLIGVNNRDLRTFRVDLNTALRLAPQIPRDAVRVAESGLGHASDIAALREAGYDAFLVGESLMAAQHPGEALRELLSPSRTNVPSF
- a CDS encoding cupin — protein: MPTLIASPTRITAAGNKPKLIDEYVGRVNSQSQQVSVAHMRSPGGWREPGQRPEFDEYTLVLRGLLRVEHDGGYLDIRAGQAVIAHKGEWVRYSTPEAEGAEYVAICLPAFSMQTVHRDH